A single window of Liolophura sinensis isolate JHLJ2023 chromosome 6, CUHK_Ljap_v2, whole genome shotgun sequence DNA harbors:
- the LOC135468038 gene encoding uncharacterized protein LOC135468038 has protein sequence MAFRLRSDSLHPCHHLSEPLRNIFWCRHCMKIFTHPIDRWRHSKTCRDGAENSEEGGVSKQVSLKEGTLFRFGVWDTDPVISRPKSKSASQYGIRLPGTGKVASHRGTVNPQNFDLQCFICRQPFQSIDEMRIHVKTPCSKPPDVQNVNRFPPEITNVIPSKPPLLQKETCVSGESISSTKNKTRLISQSPSKEKFDLFASSPQTSIWNQDLVMVERYDETDGLPLLDVFPLDDSHKPEEVSLPEVGATEVPQKGNTEVPQMGNTEVPEVGDTEVPEVGDTEVPQMGNAKVTEMANTEVLEMSDTEVPEMGNTEMALDDRAAKNTVSCASDVHAGLVKLDGKIPTLQLSPVNVPSLREVTLNNTPETTETHTLSPEKSLKRKSSGDVCPVPLKSMKEEEKQITTETAKAIPIKKSKRKRVFKKAKKKKAVNKNVSVTPGNEERCESLVKSDSGKMAPNTILSELDKPAESAEISTIEEAENRSDKDVLAQTVKILCSSVKKLTPRKPPRPRKCKICGRFYKSLEQLQRHNRLPCRVKLTRNVCAKVLRSNSQTSENGMILQRRNSARSKPIPPKIIPKRRQKKRVKKRPPPFRGNPMLPQYRLVFNDLSEKEQFFFVLNMVPREALNIPVDSAIVKTDLKDDSAPPLDEEVEDLSPIEVGDLFLSDEHVPPPQLEKIDSVITLAIDDAIEDLEPPKLEMISPSNNRHFMDMVSPSAEKCLKSVFSRTPTGHKRKPKRGHVTSRARKDRYSILHPIAVAAEKQNKIKKGNKTAQPGHRASQRLKEKALLKVSQDKLRDEDMSSEGLRDAKEDEGHIKRRKCQQHVHHNERLKGGHIENIASSQQKAVCSCQLSRDSCRCGSKTGSPVSSPRKSLFESLSDISQYPGVAISDSNCSPSIENQNKLLENFSAAKSRLGKILSPVKSKKVENPTVNVKAGATTPLDTVSAVKFQPAKSKTRKRKHKPTLGESTAPCKSVSENGVSDIGLGKSSIEKQNSKQTEQTRSLPANRLKLARRNRFPHSEHETMLENSKPPILCTNGEEKKPVKQIRFPLLASRGVPRQMGQSPPKSVSREKPFFMKKVKEDLFDREVGETGMFCLVPKQGANQTAVKQIPSGVSLSMVTGFVDIPCHSTSSHIGTTVSRKALARAQLSPTNLCTSGALLPSSTSCSLGNYVQDALPIESSKVELSDMSSTAAEEVNGCSLQSTEKVTVEYIDQVTSLINLPEVNIIGNESLESLIQPEGVGDLGYLPVLDETHQSDTSDMDTTTGIHTIEPQFQTIQFS, from the coding sequence ATGGCATTTCGACTGAGATCCGACTCCCTTCATCCTTGTCACCACCTCAGTGAACCCCTGAGGAACATTTTCTGGTGTCGGCATTGCATGAAGATTTTCACCCACCCAATAGATCGATGGCGGCACAGTAAGACATGTCGTGATGGTGCTGAAAACAGTGAAGAAGGTGGTGTGTCCAAGCAAGTCTCCCTGAAGGAGGGAACCCTGTTCAGGTTTGGTGTTTGGGATACTGACCCTGTTATATCACGGCCAAAATCCAAGTCCGCATCTCAGTATGGAATACGACTGCCTGGAACTGGGAAAGTGGCCAGTCATCGAGGAACTGTTAATCCACAAAACTTTGACCTCCAGTGTTTCATTTGCAGACAGCCTTTTCAGAGTATAGATGAAATGAGAATTCATGTGAAAACACCGTGCAGCAAACCTCCAGATGTTCAAAATGTGAATCGATTTCCTCCTGAAATTACAAATGTCATACCTTCTAAACCACCTCTGCTTCAGAAGGAGACATGTGTATCAGGTGAAAGTATTTCCAGTACAAAGAATAAAACAAGGCTTATATCGCAGTCGCCTAGTAAAGAGAAATTTGACCTCTTTGCAAGTTCTCCTCAAACTTCAATCTGGAATCaggatcttgtaatggtggagaGGTATGATGAAACAGATGGATTGCCCTTACTTGATGTGTTTCCTTTAGATGACAGTCATAAGCCCGAAGAGGTTTCTTTGCCAGAGGTAGGTGCTACAGAAGTGCCACAGAAGGGTAATACAGAAGTACCACAGATGGGTAATACTGAAGTGCCAGAGGTAGGTGATACAGAAGTGCCAGAGGTAGGTGATACAGAAGTGCCACAGATGGGAAATGCAAAAGTGACAGAGATGGCTAATACAGAAGTGTTAGAGATGAGTGATACAGAAGTACCAGAGATGGGTAATACAGAAATGGCGCTGGATGATAGAGCTGCCAAGAACACAGTCAGCTGTGCAAGTGATGTGCATGCAGGTCTTGTGAAACTGGATGGGAAAATTCCAACGTTGCAGCTATCTCCAGTGAATGTACCTAGCCTCAGAGAGGTTACATTAAACAACACTCCAGAGACAACTGAAACTCACACATTATCCCCAGAGAAGAGTTTAAAACGAAAGTCATCAGGTGACGTTTGTCCTGTTCCACTTAAATCAATGAAAGAAGAGGAAAAGCAAATTACAACTGAGACAGCCAAAGCCATACCAATCAAGAAAAGCAAACGCAAGAGAGTTTTCAAGAaagcgaagaaaaaaaaagctgttaacaaaaatgtttcagttacACCGGGCAATGAGGAACGGTGTGAGTCGTTGGTTAAAAGTGACAGCGGAAAAATGGCGCCAAACACGATTTTAAGTGAATTAGATAAACCAGCTGAGTCAGCAGAAATCTCTACAATTGAAGAGGCAGAGAACAGGTCTGATAAAGATGTACTGGcacaaactgttaaaattttgtgttcGAGTGTTAAAAAACTGACACCAAGAAAGCCACCAAGACCACGAAAGTGTAAAATTTGTGGGCGATTCTATAAATCTCTAGAACAACTGCAACGGCATAACCGTTTGCCATGCAGAGTTAAACTTACCAGAAATGTTTGTGCTAAGGTTCTCCGATCTAACAGTCAGACTTCTGAGAATGGTATGATATTACAGCGAAGGAATAGTGCCAGATCAAAACCGATTCCTCCAAAGATCATTCCTAAACGACGGCAAAAGAAACGTGTTAAAAAGCGTCCACCACCATTTCGTGGTAATCCAATGCTACCTCAGTACAGACTGGTTTTTAATGACCTTTCAGAGAAAGAACAGTTCTTCTTTGTGTTAAACATGGTACCTAGAGAAGCCTTAAATATCCCTGTTGATAGTGCAATAGTTAAGACTGACTTAAAAGATGATAGTGCACCTCCTCTAGATGAGGAGGTAGAAGACTTGTCTCCAATAGAAGTTGGGGATCTTTTTCTTAGTGACGAGCATGTGCCTCCTCCCCAACTAGAAAAGATCGATAGTGTAATAACTCTAGCCATTGATGATGCTATTGAAGACTTGGAGCCACCAAAACTTGAGATGATCAGCCCATCAAACAACCGGCACTTTATGGACATGGTGTCACCCTCAGCGGAAAAGTGTCTCAAGTCGGTCTTTAGTCGGACGCCTACAGGGCATAAAAGAAAACCCAAACGAGGACACGTGACATCAAGAGCCCGAAAGGATCGGTACTCCATACTGCACCCCATTGCCGTGGCTGCTGAGAAGCAAAACAAGATTAAGAAAGGTAATAAAACAGCGCAACCCGGCCACAGGGCTTCACAGCGGTTAAAGGAGAAGGCGTTGCTGAAGGTATCTCAGGATAAACTTAGAGATGAAGATATGTCGTCGGAAGGCCTTAGAGACGCAAAAGAGGATGAAGGACATATAAAACGAAGAAAGTGTCAACAACATGTACACCATAACGAAAGACTAAAAGGAGGACATATTGAAAACATAGCATCTAGTCAACAGAAAGCGGTGTGCAGTTGTCAGCTTTCACGTGATAGCTGTAGATGTGGTAGTAAGACGGGGTCACCAGTCTCAAGTCCTAGGAAAAGCTTATTTGAATCTCTCTCTGATATCTCTCAATACCCTGGTGTCGCCATCAGTGACTCTAATTGCTCACCTTCAattgaaaatcaaaacaaactgCTAGAAAACTTTTCAGCTGCGAAGTCTCGACTTGGGAAAATTCTTTCTCCAGTCAAGTCAAAGAAGGTAGAGAATCCCACTGTAAACGTGAAGGCAGGCGCAACTACTCCTTTAGATACAGTCTCAGCAGTGAAATTTCAACCCGCAAAGTCAAAAACCCGAAAGAGGAAACATAAGCCGACTTTAGGAGAAAGCACTGCACCATGTAAATCAGTGAGTGAAAATGGTGTTTCAGACATAGGTTTGGGGAAATCATCCATTGAGAAGCAAAACTcaaaacaaactgaacaaaCTAGATCACTGCCAGCAAATCGGTTAAAATTGGCTCGAAGAAACAGGTTTCCACATTCTGAACATGAAACCATGCTCGAAAACTCAAAGCCCCCAATtctttgtacaaatggtgaggaGAAGAAACCAGTGAAGCAGATTCGTTTTCCGTTGTTGGCAAGCCGAGGTGTCCCTCGACAAATGGGACAGTCACCACCAAAGTCAGTCTCTCGTGAGAAACCTTTCTTCATGAAAAAGGTTAAAGAAGACCTCTTTGACAGAGAAGTCGGTGAAACCGGCATGTTTTGTCTAGTTCCTAAACAAGGTGCCAATCAGACCGCGGTCAAGCAGATTCCGTCTGGCGTATCGCTCTCAATGGTTACTGGTTTTGTTGACATACCATGCCATTCTACCTCTAGTCATATAGGCACCACTGTGAGCAGAAAAGCACTGGCACGAGCTCAACTTTCACCAACAAATCTCTGCACATCAGGTGCTTTGCTACCCTCAAGTACAAGTTGTTCCCTAGGAAACTATGTGCAAGATGCTTTGCCGATAGAATCCTCCAAAGTGGAGCTGTCCGATATGTCCTCGACAGCCGCGGAAGAAGTAAATGGCTGTTCCCTTCAGAGCACTGAGAAAGTAACCGTAGAGTATATAGACCAAGTGACATCCTTGATAAACCTTCCGGAAGTTAATATCATAGGAAATGAAAGTCTAGAGAGTTTAATTCAACCAGAAGGAGTTGGTGACCTTGGCTACCTCCCTGTACTGGATGAAACACACCAAAGTGACACTTCAGACATGGACACAACCACTGGTATTCACACTATTGAACCCCAGTTTCAAACCATTCAGTTTTCCTGA